A single window of Plasmodium malariae genome assembly, chromosome: 8 DNA harbors:
- the PmUG01_08048100 gene encoding conserved Plasmodium protein, unknown function: protein MNDKIVIREPLFIAPSEHKSNVLKYENYNFNNGRNDTTNLMNHISISLPYQKNDITKNDENRDEKRPLDINEKENMNCFVNKKNGNFDLKNNEKNMIKSYIKGEINTNYNIIDNMYDVYYTNKSNKNLNEFLKHININHTAPCIGEFRTCMNCFLNISTLFCKTCNLFLCAICNIQLHKNSPDHVINVASSGLYENNYKFNDIILKEKNKWLVELGNGVPIKIREKCPIHVNEYVKYACKTCSYTLLCSDCLLNDPVHVQNKSKGGESYYCEGENKKKKKKTENGSTTNVDDLNQTEHNNVNNVNNVNNVNNINNVNNINNVNNINNNCGNSKNLNTCTNLAQKKKNSCHGHKKEKTQNIVSLSEFEDKKKKSNSESYSDGKSNSSDDDNSNGNPKCDPNCNRDNNRASNQHSSGSSNDIEGLKPGFKLMRGNHEILTLVDAKNEIKEELKSKLDLLNKKSLVLKNTIPALRNIYKYGKIICKNNKRSIRACFIATNSYLEKKKMDMQENLKILQDKSTNFLNKLDKERTNYRSYLEKKRNEIQHMVKLSNRNAGLSLDYYVQKLESFKCLFFTKDNLIDIEKKLEIPHSQIKSEHLCSLIYDMKNDILNSKKNINNISQKIKNEFQYLFNSNTEIPIYPAHFRDFLQKRIFNKERIQPISNDTKKRQQYFHVIPFTDFYMNIEITYQQQFLRKDSLHQKWEMRTVSIRSVYLCIHTHADPIRSDKRGHDEGKYERSDEVEVEEGLETGVVALESVPAVTSVEGRRKETALMRMKNPGNTYSEKGKGTNTANWSEKNDNEDYCTNYDPKSRSCGSHLEPKNAVNNLNNDIESIVSLSNVNIKPFSDPNISNITILEKRIYPYGIELTEYNDKNDLVGYWLLTKKNETEVNALLHVLINIKKNNKSSALIPSFHPKINMNNPFFKYHENNISTVYKHFASNIIEQSYIHQLCNNSETHQRNRYSGERRERQGSIETLDGSNGTNACSASNEHNGRNYEQELPVKHSSLLQYYNDLEDLGSSKKMQHLKIDSFITNSFSVSGDSESHALDKLPQEQEEETETENVINLLNKFTLPKSDQPNNILSQVLRKSDFISECSNSSTHEQVRRSNPIRFRNTDYNSSNKFEDTYQNILASKKTNRYCTLQKLLKKDQEWNDHNTPDVNIKYVKQNLVHEGKHSLPLNLESNFSNDNWVDCVNSGANIVKMNGSEEEAIKIGGSEEEAIKKGENEEEAIKKGEREEGVIKKGESEEGVIIKNTREYFSTDNYPQMGDSVISEQKKTVFRNLSTVQDSKNAVTSSGCSVYHDVMDNITVNSTLSSTCIRTCTSTSSSSEKNKTNNSQLYNSNSYALHHTAEEGHWLQNDLLQNDLEGGGAYKISTTISRKSDIINGSINVGISGGINRGTIDRVTTMGASARIGSDSTSNSNLNSTVDKNDSERNKNYDGIPCEMLSDGYKNNGNNDSAKMDEHDEHWLGNLDIKGDTHVDPMTSQNCNSGDNSKRFLSSIPRQCNDSNVVCDNGSILNKDIVGHKKKGKTVYNDEEKKSMLEVELFKLNDHIHKFLQNLSYSHSNNCINANLECDKWQGQNISKSKNYPSIKQSRCTGKNNFEKMKKYGSKENMINGYTISEDSANRSNMIVKCGDIANANRVNGTWGTNIGSNTAYADKGTSRDSNLDNVHSINCELEDQGLLFGRASGSANEKYFNERSTSLPLTPSSSSAAEREEDISFVHIRQGESTCCTRLGTKECMLVGTHRGSSTQEGKNSTCECLTYNRYEMENISNNFMYEEAADEGNIHHTCFEKIKYATRNMNRENASQDNMMYAKGSKGLCSYNFGNDGEREINFEGTNGWKKCSYVLDENKNGKIASCNNCITQNNKKNKEKLYYVKNEEGKRMSDKYKTNSHNIAHVEIKQYLAPLHNSYHNDDEIVKLRTKQQDAEAEEQKEVEKYGENSFNSIENGNYIEKDEKYLEISDFFKKEQSSNYYHRSYSLDTSTKCLGDRSVSFHIDGKAQMIKELRKIQGKVEKKIKKYKLKIDEERKVAPPKKNYKNGATNGLSSSDSSDRRRNMRSTYADENWRNPVPANLIDHVLSQIGSKKIGL from the coding sequence AATGATATCACAAAGAATGACGAGAATAGGGATGAAAAAAGACCACTtgatattaatgaaaaagaaaatatgaactgctttgttaataaaaaaaatggaaattttgatttaaaaaataatgaaaaaaatatgatcaAGTCCTACATAAAAGgagaaataaatacaaattataatataatagatAATATGTATGATGTTTATTACactaataaaagtaataaaaatttaaatgagtttcttaaacatataaatataaatcataCAGCTCCATGTATAGGTGAATTTAGGACTTGTATGAATTGCTTCTTAAACATTTCTACATTGTTTTGTAAAacttgtaatttatttttgtgcGCAATTTGTAATATCCAGTTACACAAAAATAGCCCTGATCATGTTATTAATGTAGCTAGCAGTggattatatgaaaataattataaatttaatgatatcatattaaaagaaaaaaacaaatggcTTGTTGAGCTTGGTAATGGTGTGCCAATCAAAATTAGAGAAAAATGTCCAATACATGTAAATGAGTATGTAAAATATGCTTGCAAAACTTGCAGTTACACTCTTTTGTGTTCAGATTGTTTGCTGAACGATCCTGTACACGTTCAGAACAAAAGTAAAGGTGGTGAAAGTTATTACTGTGAAGgggagaataaaaaaaaaaaaaaaaaaaccgaGAATGGAAGCACCACTAACGTGGATGATCTTAACCAGACAGAGCATAACAATGTCAACAATGTCAACAATGTCAACAATGTCAACAATATCAACAATGTCAACAATATCAACAATGTCAACAATATCAATAATAATTGCGGTAATTCAAAAAACCTGAACACCTGCACAAATTTAgctcagaaaaaaaaaaattcatgtCATGGtcataaaaaagagaaaacgCAAAATATAGTCAGCTTAAGCGAATTTGAAgacaagaaaaagaaaagcaaCAGTGAAAGTTATAGTGACGGTAAAAGTAATAGCAGTGATGATGATAACAGTAATGGTAACCCCAAATGCGACCCTAATTGTAACCGCGATAACAATCGTGCCTCTAACCAACACAGTAGTGGAAGTAGTAACGACATAGAGGGGTTGAAACCCGGGTTTAAGCTAATGAGAGGAAACCACGAAATTTTAACTCTGGTGGatgcaaaaaatgaaataaaagaagagcTCAAGAGTAAATTGGActtattaaacaaaaaatcgttagttttaaaaaataccaTACCTGCACtgagaaatatttataaatatggtaaaattatatgtaaaaataataagagaTCAATAAGGGCATGTTTCATAGCTACAAATAGTtatcttgaaaaaaaaaaaatggacatgcaagaaaatttaaaaattttgcaaGATAAAAgtactaattttttaaataagttaGATAAAGAAAGAACAAATTACAGAAGTTAtttagagaaaaaaagaaatgaaatacAACACATGGTTAAACTAAGTAATCGAAATGCTGGTTTATCATTGGATTATTATGTACAAAAGTTAGAAtcttttaaatgtttattttttacaaaagacAATTTAATAGATATTGAAAAGAAACTAGAAATTCCTCATTCTCAAATAAAATCTGAACACTTATGTTCTCTAATTTATGATATGAAAAATGATATtctaaattcaaaaaaaaatataaataatatatcacaaaaaattaaaaatgaatttcaGTATCTGTTTAATTCGAATACTGAAATTCCTATTTATCCTGCACACTTTAGagattttttacaaaaaagaatatttaataaagaaagAATACAACCAATTAGCAATGacacaaaaaaaagacaacAATATTTTCATGTAATTCCCTTTACTGACTTTTATATGAACATTGAAATTACATATCAACAACAATTTTTGAGAAAGGATTCCTTGCACCAAAAATGGGAAATGAGAACTGTGTCCATTCGTTCGGTTTACTTGTGTATACACACGCATGCGGATCCTATACGCAGTGATAAAAGAGGACATGACGAAGGAAAATATGAGCGTAGCGATGAAGTAGAAGTGGAAGAAGGGTTAGAAACGGGGGTAGTAGCTCTAGAGTCTGTACCTGCTGTAACATCTGTCGAAGGGAGAAGAAAAGAAACTGCTTTGATGAGGATGAAAAATCCAGGAAACACTTACTCAGAGAAAGGTAAAGGCACCAATACTGCAAATTGGAGTGAGAAGAATGATAATGAAGACTACTGTACAAATTATGATCCAAAGAGTAGGTCGTGTGGTAGTCATCTCGAACCGAAAAATGCAGTGAATAACCTAAACAATGATATCGAATCCATTGTAAGTCTTagtaatgtaaatattaaacCATTCAGTGATCctaatatttctaatataactattttagaaaaaagaatttaccCATATGGAATAGAGCTAACtgaatataatgataaaaacgATTTAGTCGGTTACTGGttgttaacaaaaaaaaatgaaacagaGGTTAATGCTCTTTTGCATGtactaattaatattaaaaagaataataaatctTCTGCTCTTATTCCTTCTTTTCAtccaaaaattaatatgaataatcCTTTCTTTAAGTAtcatgaaaataatataagtactgtatataaacattttgcTTCAAATATTATTGAACAGTCGTACATTCACCAGCTGTGTAATAATTCCGAAACACATCAGAGGAACAGGTATTCAGGCGAAAGGCGCGAAAGACAAGGGAGCATAGAAACTTTAGATGGTAGTAATGGAACTAATGCATGTAGTGCAAGTAACGAACATAATGGACGCAATTATGAACAGGAGCTCCCTGTAAAGCATTCATCCTTGCTACAGTATTACAACGATTTGGAAGACTTAGGgtcttcaaaaaaaatgcaacATTTGAAAATTGACAGTTTTATCACCAACTCGTTCAGTGTATCGGGGGATTCTGAAAGTCATGCTTTGGATAAGCTACCACAAGAGCAGGAGGAGGAGACTGAAACTGAGAATGTCATAAACTTATTGAACAAATTCACGTTACCAAAAAGCGATCAACCAAATAATATACTATCACAAGTATTAAGAAAAAGCGATTTCATATCAGAATGTAGTAACTCTAGTACGCATGAACAGGTCAGGAGAAGTAATCCCATACGATTCAGAAATACTGATTACAATTCATCTAACAAATTTGAAGACACATATCAAAACATCTTGGCaagtaaaaaaacaaatagatATTGTACTCttcaaaaattattgaaaaagGATCAAGAATGGAATGACCATAATACCCCtgatgtaaatataaaatatgtaaagcAAAATTTAGTTCATGAAGGAAAACATTCTCTTCCATTAAACCTCGAATCGAACTTTTCGAACGACAACTGGGTAGATTGTGTTAACAGTGGGGCGAATATAGTGAAAATGAATGGAAGTGAAGAAGAGGCGATAAAAATAGGCGGAAGTGAAGAAGAGGCGATAAAAAAAGGcgaaaatgaagaagaggCGATAAAAAAAGGCGAACGTGAAGAAGGGGTGATAAAAAAAGGCGAAAGTGAAGAAGGGGTGATAATAAAGAATACTCGGGAGTACTTCAGTACAGACAATTATCCTCAAATGGGAGACTCTGTAATAAGTGAGCAGAAGAAAACTGTCTTTCGTAACCTCTCAACTGTTCAAGATAGTAAGAATGCAGTCACAAGCAGTGGATGCTCTGTGTACCATGATGTAATGGACAACATCACAGTCAACAGTACATTAAGCAGTACATGCATAAGAACGTGCACCAGCACCTCTAGTAGTAGTGAAAAGAACAAAACGAACAATAGTCAACTGTATAATAGCAATAGTTATGCCCTCCATCATACTGCAGAAGAAGGACATTGGTTGCAGAATGATTTGCTGCAGAATGACCTGGAGGGGGGAGGTGCTTATAAAATTAGCACCACTATAAGCAGAAAGAGTGATATCATCAATGGAAGCATCAATGTTGGCATCAGTGGCGGAATCAACAGAGGTACCATTGACAGAGTAACTACCATGGGTGCTTCTGCCCGAATTGGTAGCGACTCTACATCAAACAGTAACCTAAACAGTACTGTAGATAAAAATGATAGTGAGAGAAATAAGAATTACGATGGGATCCCCTGTGAGATGTTGTCAGATGGGTATAAgaataatggtaataatgATTCTGCAAAAATGGACGAACATGATGAACATTGGTTAGGCAACCTGGACATAAAAGGAGATACACATGTAGATCCAATGACTAGCCAAAATTGTAATTCGGGTGATAATAGTAAAAGATTTTTAAGCAGCATACCCAGACAGTGTAATGACTCAAACGTGGTGTGTGATAATGGATCAATTTTAAATAAGGATATTGTtggacataaaaaaaaaggtaaaactGTATACAATgatgaagaaaagaaaagtatgCTGGAAgtagaattatttaaattaaatgaccatattcataaatttttgcaaaatttaaGCTATTCACATAGTAATAATTGTATTAACGCTAATTTAGAATGTGATAAATGGCAAGGACAAAATATAAGTAAGAGTAAAAACTATCCAAGTATTAAACAGTCCAGATGTACAGGCAAAaacaattttgaaaaaatgaaaaaatatggtTCTAAAGAAAATATGATTAATGGTTATACTATTTCTGAGGATAGTGCAAATCGGTCAAACATGATCGTGAAATGTGGAGATATTGCAAATGCAAATCGTGTAAACGGTACGTGGGGTACTAATATCGGGAGTAATACTGCTTATGCTGATAAAGGCACTTCCCGCGATTCGAATCTTGACAACGTTCATTCGATAAACTGTGAACTGGAGGACCAGGGACTACTTTTCGGTCGCGCAAGTGGCAGTGCTAACGAGAAATATTTCAATGAAAGGAGCACATCATTACCATTAACACCATCTTCTTCTAGTGCTGCTGAACGTGAGGAAGACATATCTTTCGTACATATACGGCAAGGTGAGAGTACATGCTGCACACGCTTGGGCACAAAAGAGTGCATGCTTGTAGGTACACATCGGGGGAGCAGTACACAGGAAGGGAAAAATAGCACTTGTGAGTGCCTAACCTATAATAGATAcgaaatggaaaatatttcaaataactTCATGTATGAAGAAGCCGCTGATGAGGGGAACATACATCATACATGCttcgaaaaaataaaatatgcaaCAAGGAATATGAATAGAGAAAATGCTTCACAAGATAATATGATGTATGCTAAGGGGTCAAAAGGTTTATGCAGTTATAATTTTGGAAATGATGGAGAGAGAGAAATCAATTTCGAAGGAACAAACGGATGGAAAAAATGTAGTTACGTAttagatgaaaataaaaatggtaaaatagCTAGCTGTAATAACTGTATCactcaaaataataaaaaaaataaggaaaaattatattacgtaaaaaatgaagaggGAAAAAGGATGtctgataaatataaaactaatAGTCATAATATCGCTCATGTAGAAATTAAACAATATTTAGCACCATTGCATAACTCATATCATAATGATGATGAAATTGTAAAGCTGAGGACTAAACAACAGGATGCAGAAGCGGAAGAACAAAAGGAGGTAGAGAAATATGGAGAAAATTCATTCAATTCGATAGAGAATGGtaattatattgaaaaagatgaaaagtACTTGGAAATTTCTGactttttcaaaaaagagCAAAGTAGCAACTATTATCATCGTAGTTATAGTTTAGATACATCTACTAAATGCTTAGGAGATAGATCTGTATCTTTTCATATAGATGGGAAAGCACAGATGATAAAggaattaagaaaaattcaAGGAAAAgttgaaaagaaaataaaaaagtacaaGCTCAAAATTGATGAAGAGCGGAAAGTTGCTCCCCCCAAAAAAAACTACAAAAATGGAGCTACGAATGGGCTTAGCAGTAGTGATAGCAGTGACCGTAGAAGAAATATGCGGAGTACTTATGCAGACGAAAATTGGCGGAATCCTGTTCCTGCCAACCTTATAGACCACGTGCTCAGTCAGATAGGCAGTAAAAAGATAGGACTGTAA